One segment of Coffea arabica cultivar ET-39 chromosome 7c, Coffea Arabica ET-39 HiFi, whole genome shotgun sequence DNA contains the following:
- the LOC140010412 gene encoding uncharacterized protein, with amino-acid sequence MGYVQEARENHVKKKVEEALRSKMKQKALKECDLYTAKYAECASGRTLSVVWQCRKQAKELNECLHQFTNDLVLEEMKKDYTLREERKDH; translated from the exons ATGGGATATGTGCAAGAAGCCCGTGAAAATCACGTTAAGAAGAAGGTCGAAGAAG CTTTGCGCAGCAAAATGAAGCAGAAGGCACTTAAAGAATGTGATCTTTACACTGCAAAGTACGCTGAATGTGCTTCAGGAAGAACATTATCTGTTGTTTGGCAATGCCGCAAGCAAgcaaaagaattgaatgaatgCCTTCATCAGTT CACCAATGACTTAGTgttggaagaaatgaagaaagattACACGCTtcgagaagaaagaaaggatcaCTGA
- the LOC113699407 gene encoding 14-3-3-like protein GF14-C, which produces MLPPASRDENVYMAKLAEQAERYEEMVEFMEKVAKAVDTEELTVEERNLLSVAYKNVIGSRRASWRIISSTEQKEESRGNEDHVNMIKEYRGKIEAELTKICDGILGLLESHLIPSASAAESQVFYLKMKGDYHRYLAEFKTGADRKEAAENTLVAYKSAQDIALAELPPTHPIRLGLALNFSVFYYEILSAPDRACNLAKQAFDEAISELDTLGEETYKDSTLIMQLLRDNLTLWTSDIQEDAGDEIKEPSRLDTGEGQQ; this is translated from the exons ATGTTGCCTCCTGCGTCTCGCGATGAAAATGTTTACATGGCCAAGTTGGCCGAACAGGCTGAGCGGTACGAGGAAATGGTTGAGTTTATGGAAAAGGTTGCAAAGGCTGTTGATACTGAGGAGCTAACTGTGGAGGAAAGGAACCTTCTCTCTGTGGCTTACAAGAATGTTATTGGTTCCAGGAGGGCTTCCTGGAGGATCATCTCTTCCACTGAGCAGAAGGAAGAGAGCCGTGGGAATGAAGATCATGTGAACATGATTAAGGAATATAGAGGAAAAATTGAGGCTGAGCTTACCAAGATCTGTGATGGAATTTTGGGGCTTCTCGAGTCCCATTTGATTCCTTCAGCCTCTGCTGCTGAGTCCCAGGTGTTTTACCTGAAGATGAAAGGTGATTACCATAGGTACCTGGCTGAATTTAAGACTGGTGCTGACAGAAAAGAAGCTGCAGAGAACACTTTGGTTGCTTATAAGTCTGCTCAG GATATTGCTTTGGCTGAATTGCCTCCCACTCACCCAATTAGGCTTGGCCTTGCTCTTAACTTCTCCGTGTTCTACTATGAAATTCTTAGCGCACCTGACCGTGCTTGTAACCTTGCAAAGcag GCCTTTGATGAGGCCATCTCTGAGCTTGATACACTGGGTGAGGAAACATACAAGGATAGTACATTGATCATGCAACTCCTCAGAGACAATCTAACTCTGTGGACTTCTGATATTCAG GAGGACGCTGGGGATGAGATCAAGGAACCATCAAGACTTGACACAGGGGAGGGGCAGCAGTAA
- the LOC140010413 gene encoding ultraviolet-B receptor UVR8-like has product MAASKTAVIAWGSGEDGQLGMGNNEEKDWVCSIKALEPFDVCSIVAGSRNSLAICNDGKLFTWGWNQRGTLGHPPETKTESIPSQVKALSKVKIVQAAIDGWHCLAVDDQGRAYAWGGNEYGQCGEEPERKADTGKPVRRDIVIPQRCVPKLTVRQVAAGGTHSVVLTREGHVWTWGQPWPPGDIKQISTPVRVQGLESVRLIAVGAFHNLALLDDGILMAWGNNEYGQLGTGDTQPRSQPVPVQGLSGLTLVDIAAGGWHSTALTDEGEVYGWGRGEHGRLGFGDDKSSKMVPQRVQLLICEDIVQVACGGTHSVALTRDGRMFSFGRGDHGRLGYGRKVTTGHPSEVPINIPPPRDLSEGEAEGRWCAKSVACGGRHTLAIVEWRSRESEQLPHAPTNV; this is encoded by the exons ATGGCCGCCTCCAAAACCGCCGTTATCGCATG GGGTTCGGGAGAAGATGGGCAGTTAGGTATGGGTAATAATGAAGAGAAAGACTGGGTTTGCTCCATCAAAGCTCTTGAGCCCTTCGACGTCTGCTCTATCGTCGCCGGCAGCCGAAACTCCCTTGCCATTTGCAACGACGGCAAG TTGTTTACGTGGGGTTGGAACCAAAGAGGGACACTGGGTCATCCCCCAGAGACCAAAACCGAAAGTATTCCTAGTCAAGTGAAAGCTCTTTCCAAAGTTAAGATTGTACAG GCGGCAATTGATGGTTGGCATTGTTTGGCTGTCGACGATCAAGGCCGGGCTTATGCTTGGG GTGGGAATGAATATGGACAGTGTGGTGAAGAACCTGAACGGAAAGCTGACACAGGAAAGCCTGTTAGGAGGGATATTGTGATTCCCCAACGATGTGTGCCAAAGCTTACAGTTCGGCAG GTAGCTGCTGGTGGTACACATTCAGTTGTTCTCACACGGGAAGGACATGTATGGACATGGGGTCAACCATGGCCTCCTGGGGACAT AAAGCAAATTTCGACTCCTGTTCGAGTACAAGGTCTTGAAAGCGTGAGGTTGATTGCAGTTGGAGCTTTCCACAACTTGGCTCTTCTTGACGATGGAATCTTAATGGCATGGGGTAATAATGAGTACGGACAACTGGGGACTGGTGATACTCAGCCCAGATCACAACCCGTTCCTGTCCAGGGCTTGTCTGGTCTTACCTTG GTTGATATTGCAGCTGGAGGGTGGCATTCTACTGCATTGACAGATGAAGGAGAG GTATATGGTTGGGGCAGAGGGGAACACGGGAGGCTTGGTTTTGGAGATGACAAAAGCAGTAAAATGGTGCCCCAAAGGGTTCAGCTTCTAATATGTGAGGACATTGTACAG GTGGCCTGTGGAGGAACCCATTCTGTTGCTCTAACACGTGATGGCCGCATGTTTTCA TTTGGGCGAGGAGACCACGGACGTCTTGGATACGGAAGGAAGGTGACAACAGGCCATCCATCAGAAGTGCCCATAAACATCCCTCCTCCCAGAGATCTTAGTGAAGGTGAAGCTGAGGGAAGGTGGTGTGCTAAGTCCGTTGCTTGCGGTGGCCGCCACACACTGGCAATAGTAGAGTGGCGCAGCCGGGAATCTGAGCAGTTACCGCACGCTCCAACGAACGTGTAG
- the LOC113699332 gene encoding GDT1-like protein 4 isoform X2: MNLPMFQGFGKSLMMTVLSEVGDRTFCVAAILAMRHPWSSVLCGCLSSVILTTTLSAVIGWAAPNLIPRELAHRITTLLFFGFGLWSLWEAYNEDDDDNEELEQVEKELDAAPKDTTGKGPKGKEGSKVAEDLKKQRKPFLTNFFSPVFIEAFSVTFFGEWGDKSQLATIGLAADENAVGVILGGILAQVLCTVAAVAGGKSLASKISERLVTMASGVVFLIFGVQSFLSTVY; the protein is encoded by the exons ATGAATTTGCCAATGTTTCAG GGCTTCGGCAAGTCTCTTATGATGACAGTTCTTTCTGAGGTTGGTGACAGAACCTTCTGTGTCGCCGCT ATACTGGCAATGCGTCATCCGTGGAGTAGCGTTCTGTGCGGTTGCCTTTCTTCTGTAATT TTGACGACTACTCTCTCTGCTGTTATTGGCTGGGCTGCTCCAAACTTG ATTCCACGTGAACTGGCTCACCGTATCACCACACTTCTCTTCTTTGGCTTTGGCCTCTGGTCTTTGTGGGAGGCATATAATGAAGATGACGA CGACAACGAAGAGTTAGAACAAGTTGAAAAGGAACTG GACGCTGCACCTAAGGATACTACTGGTAAAGGACCTAAAGGCAAAGAAGGTAGCAAG GTGGCTGAGGACTTGAAAAAGCAGAGGAAGCCATTTCTGACAAATTTCTTCTCACCTGTCTTCATCGAG GCCTTCTCGGTTACCTTTTTTGGTGAATGGGGTGACAAGAGCCAA CTAGCAACCATTGGTCTTGCAGCAGATGAGAATGCCGTAGGAGTGATCCTTGGTGGAATCTT AGCGCAAGTACTGTGCACCGTTGCAGCTGTTGCTGGGGGAAAGAGCTTAGCATCTAAAATCTCTGAGAGGCTG GTTACGATGGCAAGTGGAGttgtttttctgatttttggtgTGCAATCTTTTCTGTCGACTGTATATTGA
- the LOC113699332 gene encoding GDT1-like protein 5 isoform X1, producing the protein MNLPMFQGFGKSLMMTVLSEVGDRTFCVAAILAMRHPWSSVLCGCLSSVILTTTLSAVIGWAAPNLIPRELAHRITTLLFFGFGLWSLWEAYNEDDDDNEELEQVEKELNQDAAPKDTTGKGPKGKEGSKVAEDLKKQRKPFLTNFFSPVFIEAFSVTFFGEWGDKSQLATIGLAADENAVGVILGGILAQVLCTVAAVAGGKSLASKISERLVTMASGVVFLIFGVQSFLSTVY; encoded by the exons ATGAATTTGCCAATGTTTCAG GGCTTCGGCAAGTCTCTTATGATGACAGTTCTTTCTGAGGTTGGTGACAGAACCTTCTGTGTCGCCGCT ATACTGGCAATGCGTCATCCGTGGAGTAGCGTTCTGTGCGGTTGCCTTTCTTCTGTAATT TTGACGACTACTCTCTCTGCTGTTATTGGCTGGGCTGCTCCAAACTTG ATTCCACGTGAACTGGCTCACCGTATCACCACACTTCTCTTCTTTGGCTTTGGCCTCTGGTCTTTGTGGGAGGCATATAATGAAGATGACGA CGACAACGAAGAGTTAGAACAAGTTGAAAAGGAACTG aaTCAGGACGCTGCACCTAAGGATACTACTGGTAAAGGACCTAAAGGCAAAGAAGGTAGCAAG GTGGCTGAGGACTTGAAAAAGCAGAGGAAGCCATTTCTGACAAATTTCTTCTCACCTGTCTTCATCGAG GCCTTCTCGGTTACCTTTTTTGGTGAATGGGGTGACAAGAGCCAA CTAGCAACCATTGGTCTTGCAGCAGATGAGAATGCCGTAGGAGTGATCCTTGGTGGAATCTT AGCGCAAGTACTGTGCACCGTTGCAGCTGTTGCTGGGGGAAAGAGCTTAGCATCTAAAATCTCTGAGAGGCTG GTTACGATGGCAAGTGGAGttgtttttctgatttttggtgTGCAATCTTTTCTGTCGACTGTATATTGA
- the LOC140010414 gene encoding membrane protein PM19L-like, with protein sequence MAVGRGGKSLMGPLLAVNSVVHLIVLGLAGWSLDKYIDGEQDHPHLGGNPSTSFLLVFALIGGVIGACSLFAGLIHLRAWHSDSLAGAASSAFISWTITALAFGLVCKQIILGGHRGKRLQTLEAFITLSLLSQLLYLLLLHGGMCSGRFGPAYGGYGTRYGGIGMTRRAPAVV encoded by the exons ATGGCGGTTGGAAGGGGTGGGAAAAGCTTAATGGGACCTCTATTAGCTGTCAACTCTGTCGTGCATCTGATTGTACTGGGATTAGCAGGATGGTCTCTCGACAAATACATTGACGGTGAACAGGATCATCCCC ATTTGGGAGGGAATCCGTCTACAAGCTTTCTGCTAGTGTTTGCATTGATTGGCGGTGTAATTGGAGCATGTTCTCTGTTTGCTGGGCTCATCCATCTCCGGGCTTGGCACAGTGATAGTCTGGCCGGTGCAGCCTCTTCTGCGTTCATATCATGGACTATTACAGCTCTTGCCTTTGG ACTTGTGTGCAAGCAGATCATATTGGGAGGGCATAGAGGGAAACGACTG CAAACATTGGAGGCTTTCATCACATTGTCATTACTGAGTCAGTTACTGTATTTACTGCTACTGCATGGTGGGATGTGTAGCGGGAGATTTGGACCTGCTTACGGTGGCTATGGGACACGATATGGTGGCATTGGGATGACAAGGCGCGCCCCTGCTGTTGTCTGA
- the LOC113699330 gene encoding RHOMBOID-like protein 9, chloroplastic → MVYANQNMLRTLISLGKQKEGGFLASSYCSSSHGGKLCRVFDSLSSSENQLRSLDSYFQKLHNDGMQSSSRLFSKRKQSFDTSYDLKAKKGLATLEEYLGKITEDANSTKYISSSSGDKSCETVPSSHVKRVYESSQLKNYRTRLQLTGVAQKISDDEVSNFYLIGLLASINIAVFLFELASPIRNSELQLFSIPMAYGAKINHLILDGEWWRLVTPMFLHSGVFHIALSCWMLMTYGPEVCRAYGSVTFFLIYVLGGLSGNLISFLHTPDPTVGGTGPVFAIIGAWLAYQIQNRDMVVDDGPKKMLQKVIIATCLSCTLSNFGPVDDWTNVGAAFTGLAYGFLTCPTIQVDDKASESGQEEGIRLATRYTDSCKSVVCFCLFILLWSSVFFVTDPPLYSLAGNDLNIGM, encoded by the exons ATGGTCTATGCCAATCAGAATATGCTCAGGACATTGATTTCACTTGGGAAGCAGAAGGAAGGTGGATTTTTAGCTTCCAGTTACTGTAGTAGTTCGCATGGTGGGAAATTATGCAGAGTCTTCGATTCATTAAGCTCTTCTGAAAATCAATTGAGATCCTTAGATTCTTATTTCCAAAAGCTCCACAATGACGGTATGCAGTCTTCTTCAAGATTATTCAGTAAAAGAAAGCAGTCATTTGATACAAGCTATGACTTAAAAGCAAAAAAGGGGTTGGCAACTCTAGAAGAATACCTTGGGAAAATCACTGAAG ATGCAAACTCAACAAAGTATATTTCCTCTTCTTCTGGAGACAAATCTTGTGAAACAGTACCAAGCTCTCACGTCAAGAGAGTCTATGAAAGTTCTCAATTGAAGAATTATAGAACTCGTCTGCAGTTGACTGGGGTTGCTCAGAAGATTTCAGATGACGAAGTATCCAACTTTTACTTAAT AGGATTACTAGCTTCTATAAACATTGCCGTGTTCCTGTTTGAATTAGCAAGTCCAATTAGGAACTCTGAGTTACAGCTCTTTTCAATTCCAATGGCCTATGGAGCAAAGATAAATCATTTGATCCTAGATGGAGAATGGTGGAGGCTAGTAACACCTATGTTTCTG CACTCTGGAGTTTTCCATATCGCCCTTAGTTGTTGGATGCTCATGACCTATGGGCCTGAAGTATGCCGTGCATATGGCTCAGTAACCTTCTTTTTGATATATGTGCTCGGGGGACTTTCTGGCAATCTGATCAGCTTTCTTCATACACCAGATCCAACTGTAGGCGGGACG GGTCCGGTTTTTGCTATAATTGGAGCATGGCTTGCCTATCAGATTCAGAACCGAGATATGGTGGTGGATGATGGTCCTAAAAAAATGCTTCAGAAAGTGATAATTGCTACTTGTCTAAGCTGTACACTAAGCAATTTTGGTCCTGTTGATGACTG GACAAATGTAGGAGCAGCTTTTACAGGTTTAGCATATGGTTTTCTCACATGTCCTACGATTCAAGTGGATGATAAAGCTTCAGAAAGTGGTCAAGAGGAAGGAATCAGACTTGCTACAAGATACACGGATTCTTGTAAATCAGTTGTCTGCTTCTGCCTCTTCATCCTGCTGTGGAGCTCTGTATTCTTTGTAACTGATCCTCCACTCTACTCTCTTGCTGGAAATGATCTCAACATTGGTATGTAA